The proteins below are encoded in one region of Bacillus vallismortis:
- a CDS encoding ABC transporter ATP-binding protein — protein MNIANYTLKVKGKTLLQDTDLHFSSGKINHVVGKNGVGKSQLAKDFLLNNSKRIGRDIRQNVSLISSSSNIPHDVSKDFLLQFLSEKFDSEKINKIAHLLNLDNIDGKVLIKNLSDGQKQKLKLLSFLLEDKHIIVLDEITNSLDKKTVIEIHGFLNNYIQENPEKMIINITHDLSDLKAIKGDYFIFHHQEIQQYHSVDQLIEVYINE, from the coding sequence ATGAACATAGCGAATTATACATTAAAAGTGAAAGGCAAAACGTTACTTCAGGACACTGACTTACATTTTTCGAGTGGGAAAATCAATCATGTTGTCGGAAAAAATGGGGTCGGCAAATCACAGCTTGCTAAAGACTTTTTGTTGAATAATAGCAAACGAATTGGCAGAGATATTCGTCAAAATGTATCTTTAATATCTAGCTCGTCGAATATACCTCATGATGTTTCTAAGGACTTTTTATTACAATTTTTAAGCGAAAAGTTCGATTCAGAGAAGATAAATAAGATTGCACATTTACTTAATCTTGATAATATCGACGGTAAAGTTCTTATTAAGAATTTGAGTGATGGGCAAAAGCAAAAATTAAAACTGCTTAGCTTCTTACTAGAGGATAAACATATTATTGTTCTAGATGAAATAACGAATTCGTTAGACAAAAAAACAGTTATAGAGATTCATGGCTTCTTAAACAATTATATTCAGGAGAACCCAGAGAAGATGATCATTAATATTACACACGATCTGTCTGATTTAAAGGCGATAAAAGGGGATTATTTTATATTTCATCACCAAGAAATCCAGCAGTATCATTCAGTGGATCAATTAATTGAAGTGTATATAAATGAGTAA
- a CDS encoding peptidase translates to MKILKYEDEKYEVIVQNNVFIKDKISGDYYKKNLDSLTDEQLSYFKTYKEKVSSKFFYLFLSFTAIMFILNYIHLIKLQNELSPVIFGWGMWIIIAIYFIMNIVLHELGHVYSLKFFGKNFDKVGFKLNFYVFPAFYVQLNETYMLSRNEKIIVHLFGLFINYFIINILELINHFTISSEPLTMAFMLFSSTLLWNLVPILNSDGYKILLAFLSLDEYSRFKTNHWLVLTIQIIGVGLAVNSVVHWILYIVD, encoded by the coding sequence ATGAAAATTTTGAAGTATGAAGATGAGAAATATGAAGTGATTGTGCAAAATAACGTTTTTATAAAAGATAAAATAAGTGGAGATTATTATAAGAAGAACTTAGATTCTCTTACAGATGAACAATTATCATATTTTAAGACTTATAAAGAGAAAGTGTCGTCAAAGTTCTTTTATCTGTTCTTATCTTTTACGGCTATAATGTTCATATTGAATTATATTCATTTGATAAAATTGCAAAATGAGTTAAGCCCTGTAATATTTGGATGGGGAATGTGGATAATTATAGCTATTTACTTTATAATGAATATAGTGCTTCATGAACTGGGACATGTTTATTCTTTAAAATTTTTTGGGAAAAACTTTGATAAAGTTGGATTTAAACTGAATTTTTATGTGTTCCCTGCTTTTTATGTCCAATTGAATGAAACCTACATGCTATCCAGAAATGAAAAGATAATCGTTCATTTATTCGGCTTGTTTATCAATTATTTTATCATTAATATTCTAGAATTAATAAATCATTTTACAATTTCCAGTGAACCTTTAACGATGGCATTTATGCTATTCTCATCTACTTTACTGTGGAACTTAGTTCCAATATTGAATTCTGATGGCTACAAAATTCTTTTGGCTTTTCTCAGCTTAGACGAATATAGTCGCTTTAAAACAAACCATTGGCTAGTCCTTACTATTCAAATTATAGGAGTTGGCCTTGCGGTAAATTCCGTTGTACATTGGATATTATATATTGTAGACTAG
- a CDS encoding ATP-binding protein: MIKPDWNIFKAKFSENPQNNFEWLCYLLFCEEFGKEFGIFRYKNQSGIETNPVDVDEEVIGWQAKFYETTLSDHKGELIKTLIKSKRDYSDLTKIIFYTNQEWGQSHNPENPEQNDPQAKVDIESKAKEIDIQIEWRTASFFESPFVTIKNGLIIQHFFSFEKSIVQLLSEKQTHAESILKDIQTSINFHGRKIEINRNALLERIISEIEKEQVLMLTGAGGIGKTAVIKRLYEDQNTNTPFYIFKASEFEINDVNNLFGGYSLQGFIEAHKEEEKKLVVIDSAEKLLDLENTDPFKEFVSVLIKNEWKFIFTARSNYLSDLDMQFIDQYQVKPIKFYIETLSEEELIGCSQINNFNLPTDTRLLELLRNPFYLNEYLKFYNNDEVINYQNFKEKLWNKLIKKSKPTREQCFMKIAFQRASEGQFFVSPNCNESTINSLVHDGILGYETAGYFITHDIYEEWALEKIIESEFIRQENHHEFLKKIGESLPIRRSFRKWVSDKLLTEDDSIENFIEEVIEDENIPYFWKDEVLVSVLLSSYSDHFINLFEEKLHENNQKLLNRATFLLRIACKEVDEDYLKGVGLDKYSISYMQYIFTKPKGKGWESIIKLIYKNKDKIEVEKLNFILPIINEWNNKFKSGETTKLSALIALEYYQVIVKEDIYLSRGEGIEEKLIQTILYGAAEIKEELTTIFDKVIKNEWRNYRDPYYNLVNAILSKVGENQEILKSLPNYVLSLADLYWFNPQEKRHPFHYSVGVEGDFCIDENQRDYYPPSAFQTPIYWLLKYSLKETVDFLLRFINKTVECYVNSDLDKSEVKEVEVVTDSHVVKQYISTRLWNTYRGTQVSPNVFQSIHMALEKFLLETAKNTDSKILESNLLYLIKNSNSSSLTAIVVSVVLAYPEKTFNIAKVLFQTKEFFFYDSRRMILEHYAKSQYLIGAGLIPKNKIYKDERIKSCNDSHRKKTLENLALMYQLFKGEAVTDEEAEKRQKAIWAI; encoded by the coding sequence ATGATTAAACCAGATTGGAATATCTTTAAAGCGAAATTTAGTGAGAACCCACAGAATAACTTTGAATGGTTATGTTACCTTTTATTTTGCGAAGAGTTTGGAAAAGAATTTGGTATTTTTAGGTATAAGAATCAATCTGGGATTGAGACAAATCCAGTTGATGTAGATGAAGAAGTTATAGGATGGCAAGCCAAATTTTATGAAACAACTTTGTCGGATCATAAAGGCGAACTAATTAAAACCTTAATTAAAAGCAAAAGAGACTATTCAGATTTAACAAAAATTATTTTTTATACAAATCAAGAATGGGGGCAAAGTCATAATCCTGAAAATCCTGAACAAAATGATCCCCAAGCAAAAGTTGATATTGAAAGTAAGGCTAAGGAGATTGATATCCAAATTGAATGGAGGACTGCAAGTTTCTTTGAGTCACCCTTTGTTACCATAAAAAATGGTTTAATCATTCAACATTTCTTTAGTTTTGAAAAGAGTATTGTTCAACTCTTATCGGAAAAACAAACCCATGCCGAGTCTATCTTAAAGGATATACAAACATCCATAAACTTCCATGGGAGAAAGATAGAAATAAATAGAAACGCCCTTCTTGAAAGGATAATAAGTGAAATCGAAAAAGAACAAGTATTGATGTTAACTGGTGCAGGTGGAATTGGAAAAACAGCGGTTATCAAAAGGCTATATGAAGATCAAAATACAAATACCCCTTTTTATATTTTTAAGGCAAGTGAGTTCGAAATAAATGATGTAAATAATTTGTTTGGCGGATATAGTTTGCAGGGTTTTATTGAAGCTCACAAAGAGGAAGAGAAAAAGTTAGTCGTAATTGACTCGGCGGAAAAGTTGTTAGATTTAGAAAACACAGACCCATTCAAAGAATTTGTCTCTGTTTTAATAAAAAATGAATGGAAATTTATATTTACAGCGAGAAGTAATTACTTGTCTGATTTGGACATGCAATTTATTGACCAATATCAAGTTAAACCCATCAAATTTTATATTGAAACTCTGAGCGAGGAAGAACTGATAGGCTGCTCTCAAATTAATAATTTTAACTTACCAACCGATACGAGGCTGTTGGAGTTACTCAGAAACCCATTTTATTTAAACGAATATTTAAAGTTTTATAATAATGACGAAGTTATTAATTATCAAAACTTTAAAGAGAAACTATGGAATAAGTTAATAAAAAAATCAAAGCCAACCAGAGAGCAATGTTTTATGAAGATTGCATTTCAAAGAGCAAGTGAAGGTCAATTTTTTGTTTCTCCTAATTGTAATGAATCGACAATTAATTCCTTAGTGCACGATGGTATCTTGGGATATGAAACAGCAGGATACTTTATTACCCATGATATTTACGAAGAGTGGGCTTTGGAAAAAATTATTGAATCTGAATTTATTAGGCAAGAAAATCACCATGAATTCTTGAAGAAAATTGGGGAATCTCTGCCTATTCGGCGAAGTTTCAGAAAATGGGTGTCTGATAAGCTCTTAACCGAGGATGATTCCATTGAGAATTTTATAGAAGAAGTCATTGAGGATGAAAACATTCCCTATTTCTGGAAGGATGAAGTTTTGGTATCAGTATTACTGTCGTCTTACTCGGATCACTTTATTAATTTATTTGAGGAAAAGTTACATGAGAATAACCAAAAACTATTAAATAGAGCAACATTTTTATTAAGAATAGCATGTAAAGAAGTAGATGAAGATTATTTAAAAGGAGTAGGATTAGATAAATACTCTATCTCTTATATGCAGTATATATTCACCAAACCAAAAGGAAAAGGATGGGAAAGTATAATTAAACTAATTTACAAAAATAAAGACAAAATTGAGGTAGAAAAACTTAACTTTATATTGCCGATAATAAATGAATGGAATAATAAATTTAAAAGCGGCGAAACGACAAAGTTATCAGCTTTAATTGCCTTAGAATATTACCAAGTAATCGTTAAGGAAGACATTTACCTTTCAAGAGGAGAAGGTATTGAGGAGAAACTTATTCAAACAATTTTATATGGAGCTGCCGAAATAAAGGAGGAACTTACTACCATTTTTGATAAAGTAATTAAAAATGAGTGGAGGAATTATAGAGATCCTTATTATAATTTAGTAAATGCTATTTTATCGAAAGTGGGCGAAAATCAGGAGATTCTTAAGTCACTTCCTAATTATGTATTAAGCCTAGCAGATTTATACTGGTTCAATCCACAGGAAAAACGTCATCCGTTTCATTATAGTGTTGGCGTCGAAGGTGATTTCTGTATTGATGAGAATCAGAGGGATTATTACCCTCCAAGTGCATTTCAAACACCTATTTATTGGTTGCTTAAATATTCACTTAAAGAAACCGTTGATTTCTTGCTAAGGTTTATAAATAAAACAGTTGAATGCTATGTAAACTCAGATTTAGATAAATCTGAAGTTAAAGAAGTAGAAGTTGTTACCGACTCCCATGTAGTAAAACAATATATAAGTACCAGACTTTGGAACACATATAGGGGAACTCAAGTTTCACCTAATGTTTTTCAATCCATTCATATGGCGTTAGAAAAGTTCCTTCTTGAAACAGCAAAAAATACTGACTCTAAAATACTTGAAAGTAACCTTTTATACTTAATCAAAAACTCAAATTCTTCTTCATTGACAGCAATAGTGGTAAGTGTAGTTTTAGCCTACCCCGAAAAAACTTTTAATATTGCTAAGGTTTTATTTCAAACAAAAGAATTCTTTTTTTATGACAGCAGGAGAATGATACTTGAACACTATGCAAAAAGTCAGTACTTGATTGGAGCTGGATTGATACCTAAAAATAAAATTTATAAAGATGAGAGAATTAAATCGTGTAATGACAGCCATAGAAAAAAAACACTTGAGAATCTCGCTCTAATGTATCAATTATTTAAGGGTGAAGCTGTAACTGATGAGGAAGCAGAAAAAAGGCAAAAGGCTATATGGGCTATTTGA
- a CDS encoding YydG family radical SAM peptide epimerase, whose protein sequence is MYDKTVSINLDSKCNASCDHCCFSSSPTSTIKMEKDYIRDLVTEFAKNKTIQVISFTGGEIFLDYTFLKELMEIIKPYEKQITLISNGFWGVSRKRVQEYFYDMNLLNVVALTISYDEYHAPFVKSSSIKNILEHSRKYPDIDISLNMAVTKDKMSNHILEELGDSILGVKITKFPMISVGAARTRIRQENIHKFYNLDDEDSLYCPGYEIVYHHDGEIYPCCSPAIFETKITLREEYNQNFKRTVEKLSSNLLLFILRKEGFKWFLDILKENNKIEEFDIPYEFSSICGVCGSLFNSAEKINYFYPHMEKYYYENFEV, encoded by the coding sequence ATGTATGATAAAACAGTATCAATCAATTTAGATTCTAAGTGTAATGCGTCTTGTGATCATTGTTGTTTTTCTAGTTCGCCAACTTCTACAATTAAGATGGAAAAGGATTATATAAGAGACTTAGTTACTGAATTTGCAAAAAATAAAACCATTCAAGTAATTTCTTTTACAGGTGGGGAGATTTTTTTAGATTATACTTTTTTAAAAGAACTAATGGAAATCATTAAACCATATGAAAAACAAATAACGTTGATTTCTAATGGGTTTTGGGGTGTCAGCAGGAAAAGGGTTCAAGAATACTTTTATGATATGAATTTGTTAAATGTCGTAGCCTTAACTATAAGTTATGATGAGTACCATGCTCCTTTTGTCAAATCGTCCAGTATTAAAAACATATTAGAACATAGCAGGAAATACCCTGATATCGATATTTCTCTTAATATGGCAGTTACTAAAGATAAGATGTCCAACCATATTTTGGAAGAGTTAGGTGATTCAATCTTAGGTGTAAAGATTACAAAATTTCCAATGATATCTGTTGGTGCTGCCAGAACTAGGATTAGACAAGAAAATATACATAAGTTTTACAATCTTGATGATGAGGATTCCTTATATTGTCCCGGATATGAGATTGTATATCATCATGACGGAGAGATTTATCCGTGTTGTTCCCCCGCTATTTTTGAAACAAAAATAACCTTAAGAGAAGAATATAATCAGAATTTCAAAAGAACAGTGGAAAAATTAAGTTCCAATTTGCTGTTATTTATTCTTAGGAAAGAAGGGTTCAAATGGTTCTTGGATATTTTAAAAGAAAACAATAAAATAGAAGAATTTGATATCCCTTATGAATTTTCTTCAATTTGTGGTGTTTGTGGTTCTCTATTTAACTCCGCGGAAAAAATAAACTACTTTTATCCTCACATGGAAAAATATTATTATGAAAATTTTGAAGTATGA
- the fbp gene encoding fructose-1,6-bisphosphatase, producing the protein MESKYLDLLAQKYDCEEKVVTEIINLKAILNLPKGTEHFVSDLHGEYQAFQHVLRNGSGRVKEKIRDIFSGVIYDREIDELAALVYYPEDKLKLIKHDFDAKEALNEWYKETINRMIKLVSYCSSKYTRSKLRKALPAQFAYITEELLYKTEEAANKERYYSEIIDQIIELGQADKLITGLAYSVQRLVVDHLHVVGDIYDRGPQPDRIMEELINYHSVDIQWGNHDVLWIGAYAGSKVCLANIIRICARYDNLDIIEDVYGINLRPLLNLAEKYYDDNPAFRPKADENRPEAEIKQITKIHQAIAMIQFKLESPIIKRRPNFNMEERLLLEKIDYDKNEITLHGKTYQLENTCFATINPEQPDELLEEEAEVMDKLLFSVQHSEKLGRHMKFMMKKGSLYLKYNGNLLIHGCIPVDENGNMETMMIEGKAYAGRELLDVFERFLREAFAHPDKTDDLATDMVWYLWTGESSSLFGKRAMTTFERYFMKEKETHKEKKNPYYYLREDEATCRNILAEFGLNPDNGHIINGHTPVKEIEGEDPIKANGKMIVIDGGFSKAYQSTTGIAGYTLLYNSYGMQLVAHKHFNSKAEVLSTGTDVLTVKRLVDKELERKKVKETNVGEELLQEVAILESLREYRYMK; encoded by the coding sequence TTGGAAAGCAAATACTTAGATCTACTCGCGCAAAAATACGATTGTGAAGAAAAAGTTGTAACGGAAATCATTAATTTGAAAGCGATTCTGAACCTGCCAAAAGGCACCGAGCATTTTGTCAGTGATTTGCACGGGGAATATCAGGCCTTCCAGCACGTGCTGCGGAATGGTTCAGGACGAGTAAAAGAAAAAATTCGCGATATTTTCAGCGGTGTCATTTACGATAGAGAAATTGATGAATTAGCAGCATTGGTCTATTATCCGGAAGACAAGCTGAAGTTAATCAAACATGACTTTGATGCGAAAGAAGCATTAAACGAGTGGTATAAAGAAACGATTAACCGAATGATTAAGCTCGTTTCTTATTGCTCCTCCAAGTATACCCGCTCCAAACTGCGCAAAGCACTGCCTGCCCAGTTTGCTTATATTACGGAGGAGTTGCTGTACAAAACAGAAGAAGCCGCCAACAAGGAGCGATATTACTCTGAAATCATAGATCAGATTATTGAACTTGGCCAGGCGGATAAGCTGATCACCGGCCTTGCTTACAGCGTTCAGCGACTAGTGGTCGACCATCTGCATGTTGTCGGCGATATTTACGATCGCGGTCCGCAGCCGGATCGGATTATGGAAGAACTGATCAACTATCATTCTGTCGATATTCAGTGGGGCAATCACGATGTGCTGTGGATCGGCGCCTACGCCGGTTCGAAAGTATGCCTGGCCAACATTATCCGTATCTGTGCCCGTTATGACAACTTGGATATTATTGAAGACGTGTACGGCATCAACCTGAGACCGCTGCTGAACCTGGCCGAAAAGTATTATGACGATAATCCAGCGTTCCGTCCAAAAGCAGACGAAAACAGGCCAGAGGCCGAGATAAAGCAAATAACAAAAATCCATCAAGCGATTGCGATGATCCAATTCAAGCTTGAGAGCCCGATTATTAAGAGACGGCCGAACTTTAATATGGAAGAACGCTTGTTACTAGAGAAAATTGATTATGATAAAAATGAAATCACACTGCACGGGAAAACATATCAACTGGAAAACACCTGCTTTGCGACGATTAACCCGGAACAGCCTGATGAGCTATTAGAGGAAGAAGCAGAAGTCATGGACAAGCTGCTATTCTCCGTTCAGCATTCTGAAAAGCTGGGCCGCCATATGAAGTTTATGATGAAAAAAGGCAGCCTTTATTTAAAATATAACGGCAACCTGTTAATTCACGGCTGTATTCCTGTCGATGAAAACGGCAATATGGAAACAATGATGATTGAGGGCAAAGCCTATGCGGGACGCGAGCTGCTCGATGTATTTGAGCGATTCTTACGGGAAGCGTTTGCCCACCCGGACAAAACCGATGACCTGGCCACAGATATGGTCTGGTATTTATGGACAGGCGAATCCTCCTCTCTCTTCGGAAAACGTGCCATGACGACATTTGAGCGCTATTTCATGAAAGAGAAGGAAACGCATAAAGAGAAGAAAAACCCGTATTACTATTTACGTGAAGACGAGGCAACCTGCCGAAACATCCTGGCAGAATTCGGCCTCAATCCAGATAACGGCCATATCATCAACGGCCATACACCCGTAAAAGAAATCGAGGGAGAAGACCCAATCAAAGCCAACGGAAAAATGATCGTCATCGACGGCGGCTTCTCCAAAGCCTACCAATCCACAACAGGCATCGCCGGCTACACGCTGCTATACAACTCCTACGGCATGCAGCTCGTCGCCCATAAACACTTCAACTCCAAGGCAGAAGTCCTAAGCACCGGAACCGACGTCTTAACGGTGAAGCGATTAGTGGACAAAGAGCTTGAGCGGAAGAAAGTGAAGGAAACCAATGTCGGTGAGGAACTGCTGCAGGAAGTTGCGATTTTGGAGAGTTTGCGGGAGTATCGGTATATGAAGTGA
- a CDS encoding epipeptide YydF family RiPP yields MKKENTNNEPVKNLEFKGLLDESQKLAKVNDLWYFVKSKENRWILGSGH; encoded by the coding sequence ATGAAAAAGGAAAACACAAACAATGAGCCTGTAAAAAACTTAGAGTTTAAGGGTCTACTAGACGAATCACAGAAGTTAGCAAAAGTGAATGACCTTTGGTACTTTGTGAAATCAAAAGAAAATCGTTGGATTCTTGGAAGTGGTCATTAA
- a CDS encoding peptide ABC transporter permease, with protein MKLEFKKSMSNKVFIILGAMFAFLFLLGYFLLVGIDKVSHVTPEMFFFSSYTVATQFGLMLFSFVIAFFINREYSNKNILFYKLIGDNIYTFFYKKIAVLFLESFAFIALGLLIISLMYQDFSHFTLLLFLFSAVILQYIFIIGTISMLCPNILISIGVSIVYWMTSVILVAVSNKVFGFIAPFEAGNTMYPRIERVLQSDNMTLGNHDMLYIILYLVSIMIINAIILRFSKTRWIKMGI; from the coding sequence ATGAAATTAGAGTTTAAAAAAAGTATGAGCAACAAAGTTTTCATTATTTTAGGAGCAATGTTCGCGTTTTTATTTTTACTGGGGTATTTTTTGCTTGTTGGAATCGATAAAGTCAGCCATGTTACACCTGAGATGTTTTTCTTTAGCTCCTATACCGTTGCGACCCAGTTTGGTTTGATGTTATTTTCATTTGTTATAGCTTTCTTTATTAATAGAGAGTATTCAAACAAAAATATTCTCTTTTACAAATTAATAGGGGACAACATCTATACCTTCTTTTATAAGAAGATAGCTGTTTTATTTTTGGAATCTTTTGCGTTTATCGCGCTAGGCCTGCTAATCATTTCGTTGATGTACCAGGATTTTTCGCATTTCACATTATTACTGTTTTTATTTTCAGCAGTTATACTGCAGTATATTTTCATCATTGGTACGATCAGCATGCTATGTCCGAATATATTAATTAGCATAGGTGTAAGTATCGTTTATTGGATGACTTCTGTTATTTTAGTTGCTGTAAGCAACAAAGTGTTTGGTTTTATTGCTCCATTTGAGGCAGGTAATACGATGTATCCCCGAATCGAAAGAGTATTGCAATCTGATAACATGACACTTGGGAATCATGATATGTTATACATTATTTTATATTTAGTTTCAATCATGATCATAAATGCGATTATACTTCGCTTTTCTAAAACGAGATGGATCAAAATGGGCATATGA
- the rlmH gene encoding 23S rRNA (pseudouridine(1915)-N(3))-methyltransferase RlmH, translating to MNINIVTIGKLKEKYLKQGIEEYTKRLSAYAKIDIIELPDEKAPENLSDQDMKIIKDKEGDRILSKISPDAHVIALAIEGKMKTSEELADTIDKLATYGKSKVTFVIGGSLGLSDAVMKRADEKLSFSKMTFPHQLMRLILVEQIYRAFRINRGEPYHK from the coding sequence GTGAATATCAATATTGTGACAATCGGAAAACTAAAAGAAAAATACCTCAAGCAAGGCATTGAAGAATACACAAAACGACTATCGGCCTACGCAAAAATCGACATCATCGAACTCCCGGACGAAAAAGCGCCGGAAAACCTAAGCGACCAGGACATGAAAATCATAAAAGACAAAGAAGGCGACCGCATCCTATCAAAAATCAGCCCCGACGCCCACGTCATCGCCCTCGCCATCGAAGGAAAAATGAAAACATCCGAAGAACTAGCCGATACAATAGATAAGCTGGCTACTTATGGAAAAAGCAAAGTCACCTTCGTCATCGGCGGATCACTCGGATTGAGTGACGCAGTGATGAAGCGAGCAGATGAAAAGCTGTCGTTTTCGAAAATGACGTTTCCTCATCAGTTGATGCGTCTCATACTAGTCGAGCAGATTTATCGGGCTTTTCGGATTAATCGTGGGGAGCCTTATCATAAGTGA
- a CDS encoding CxxH/CxxC protein, whose translation MKQTYYSCEEHIETVLDMYIDDHELPPEIRKIEHTNSLSTACELCEDPAVYIVGNE comes from the coding sequence ATGAAACAAACGTATTATTCCTGTGAAGAACACATCGAAACCGTGCTGGATATGTACATAGACGACCACGAGCTGCCGCCCGAAATCAGAAAAATCGAACATACTAACAGTTTATCCACAGCCTGTGAATTATGTGAAGACCCCGCAGTATATATAGTGGGGAACGAATGA
- a CDS encoding GntR family transcriptional regulator — protein MLKYQQIAAEIEKYIEEHELKQGDKLPVLETLMAHFEVSKSTITKSLDLLEQKGAIFQLRGSGIFVRKHKRKGYISLLSNQGFKKDLEDFNITSKVIELDVRKPTQEAAENLNIGLHEDVYFVKRVRYINGQTLCYEESYYNKSIVTYLNNEIVSHSIFHYIREGLGLKIGFSDLFLHVGQLNEEEAEYLGLKAGLPKLYIESIFHLTNGVPFDFSKISYNYEQSQFVVQANSFLL, from the coding sequence ATGTTAAAGTACCAGCAAATCGCAGCGGAGATTGAAAAGTATATAGAAGAACATGAGCTGAAACAGGGAGACAAACTGCCAGTGCTAGAAACCCTCATGGCCCATTTTGAGGTCAGCAAAAGCACAATCACAAAATCCCTGGATCTATTAGAGCAAAAAGGCGCGATCTTTCAGCTCAGAGGAAGCGGCATCTTCGTCAGAAAGCATAAACGAAAAGGCTACATCAGCCTTCTGTCGAATCAAGGATTTAAAAAAGACCTTGAGGATTTCAATATCACCTCAAAAGTCATTGAACTGGACGTGAGAAAGCCGACACAAGAGGCAGCGGAAAACCTCAACATCGGACTTCATGAGGACGTCTACTTTGTCAAAAGGGTCCGCTACATCAACGGCCAAACCCTTTGCTACGAGGAATCCTATTACAACAAATCCATCGTCACATATTTGAACAACGAAATCGTCTCCCACTCCATCTTCCATTACATCCGGGAAGGACTGGGATTGAAGATTGGTTTTTCTGATTTGTTTCTGCACGTGGGACAGCTTAATGAGGAAGAAGCGGAATATTTGGGGCTGAAGGCTGGACTGCCGAAGCTATATATAGAAAGTATTTTTCACCTGACGAATGGCGTCCCGTTTGATTTCTCGAAGATTTCTTATAATTATGAGCAGTCGCAGTTTGTGGTGCAGGCGAATAGTTTTTTGTTGTAG